From Verrucomicrobiota bacterium, one genomic window encodes:
- a CDS encoding WD40 repeat domain-containing protein, with protein sequence MLVGIGMVAVPTGCSCDGPDKHAVLNGPGGEVDLLNADNTLIVTSNTGSVHMWQWEALDKVAEKRVITEEGFGAVCPNDQICLIIPSGLNEDGHYEHSPLLLWDTKEGKELKRWEIERAWYFNYLRPSQNGWYVVVGLAENYTITKNYDNPAARFAVLNVETQELTWLKATVSAKYGSLGAISISDDGAYIAVVGIPTAPSITVIDVKADKIAWQQKPEEEAGLRDVRFSPDGAVVYAAGTMSWVYTFDLGTGKEVKKWHADPTGKSRFGYRICSLAVSADGRFVAAGTGPYGHILVWDVVANKRVAFLRSGAGTTNDLIFSPDGSKLASRGCSTDIAIWKLPAPEAQ encoded by the coding sequence TTGCTGGTCGGCATCGGTATGGTTGCAGTACCGACCGGATGCAGTTGCGACGGACCTGACAAGCATGCCGTGCTGAACGGGCCGGGTGGCGAGGTTGACTTATTGAACGCAGACAATACCCTTATCGTCACCTCGAACACTGGGAGTGTTCATATGTGGCAATGGGAGGCGCTGGACAAGGTGGCCGAAAAGAGGGTTATTACTGAGGAGGGATTTGGCGCAGTATGCCCCAACGATCAGATTTGTCTGATTATTCCGAGCGGTCTGAATGAGGATGGACATTATGAGCATTCTCCACTGCTTCTTTGGGACACGAAGGAAGGCAAGGAGCTGAAGCGGTGGGAGATTGAACGTGCGTGGTACTTCAACTACCTGCGGCCCAGTCAGAACGGATGGTATGTTGTCGTTGGGCTTGCCGAGAATTACACTATCACGAAGAACTATGATAACCCGGCGGCCCGTTTTGCTGTCCTCAATGTCGAGACGCAGGAATTGACGTGGCTTAAGGCAACGGTAAGTGCAAAGTATGGTTCTTTGGGCGCGATCTCTATTTCCGACGATGGGGCATATATCGCAGTTGTTGGCATTCCAACCGCGCCCAGTATTACGGTCATCGATGTCAAAGCCGACAAGATCGCCTGGCAGCAGAAACCGGAAGAGGAAGCGGGTCTTAGGGATGTCCGGTTTTCGCCGGATGGGGCTGTCGTTTACGCAGCCGGAACAATGTCGTGGGTCTATACCTTTGATCTGGGCACAGGGAAGGAAGTGAAGAAATGGCACGCGGACCCAACCGGTAAGTCGCGTTTCGGGTACAGGATTTGTTCCCTGGCCGTGAGTGCCGATGGCCGCTTTGTTGCCGCGGGAACAGGTCCCTATGGACATATTCTTGTGTGGGATGTCGTGGCAAACAAGCGGGTGGCATTCCTCAGGAGCGGCGCCGGAACCACAAACGATCTCATATTCTCGCCGGATGGTTCGAAGTTGGCATCCCGAGGCTGTAGCACGGACATAGCCATCTGGAAGCTCCCGGCACCCGAAGCGCAGTAG
- a CDS encoding DUF362 domain-containing protein — MGDKTRSDGSDTLSRRDFLKQAALGAAAISLGGFASGLPLPSLAATQGGGQQAKAMVIDARSPFWRVEGKINAEKIKAMMDYGIRRLAGKEDAAEAWKLVASPDQVVGIKFNDLSYNYTNANQAILDAIVAGLAVAGVKRENIIVAEAVGAEWKNTKRPERDPFSEPMEVAPGRTTRLTRFITSQIDVLINVPNIKDHGGAGITGCLKGISHSRTIMENPGPYHDNACAPGIVGVNKLEPIRAKRRVNIVNGLLAVYDGGPNPARNQWEHNGFLFATDPVACDRVQIELIEAERKRRGLRGLFERHNQPVHVEQAAKAGLGIGDLNQIDWIKVEEKAEG; from the coding sequence ATGGGCGACAAGACGCGCAGCGACGGTTCGGACACCCTTTCCAGACGCGACTTCCTCAAGCAGGCCGCCCTGGGCGCAGCCGCCATCTCCCTGGGCGGATTCGCCAGCGGGCTGCCTCTGCCCTCGCTCGCGGCCACCCAGGGCGGCGGCCAGCAGGCAAAGGCCATGGTCATTGACGCCCGCAGCCCGTTCTGGCGTGTTGAGGGCAAGATCAACGCCGAGAAGATCAAGGCGATGATGGACTATGGCATCCGCCGCCTGGCCGGCAAGGAGGATGCCGCCGAGGCGTGGAAGCTCGTCGCCTCACCCGACCAGGTTGTGGGCATCAAGTTCAACGACCTGAGCTACAACTACACGAACGCCAACCAAGCTATCCTCGACGCGATCGTCGCCGGCTTGGCCGTCGCCGGCGTGAAGAGAGAAAACATCATCGTCGCCGAGGCCGTCGGGGCCGAGTGGAAGAACACCAAGCGCCCGGAACGTGATCCGTTCAGTGAACCGATGGAGGTGGCTCCGGGACGAACCACGCGCCTGACCAGGTTCATCACGAGCCAGATCGACGTCCTCATCAACGTGCCCAACATCAAGGACCACGGCGGCGCCGGCATCACCGGCTGTCTCAAGGGAATCTCGCACTCGCGCACGATCATGGAGAATCCCGGCCCGTACCACGACAATGCCTGCGCGCCCGGCATCGTCGGCGTCAACAAGCTCGAGCCGATCCGCGCCAAGCGCCGCGTCAACATCGTCAACGGCCTCCTCGCTGTCTACGACGGCGGCCCAAACCCGGCACGAAACCAGTGGGAGCACAACGGCTTCCTGTTCGCCACCGACCCGGTGGCCTGCGACCGCGTCCAGATCGAGCTCATCGAGGCTGAGCGCAAGCGCCGCGGCCTGCGCGGCCTCTTTGAACGCCACAACCAGCCCGTCCACGTCGAGCAAGCCGCCAAAGCCGGCCTCGGCATCGGCGACCTGAACCAGATCGACTGGATCAAGGTCGAGGAGAAAGCGGAGGGATAG
- a CDS encoding replication-associated recombination protein A, whose protein sequence is MDLFGDERADNPVSDNASPGREVPLAARMRPRTLDEYVGQEHLIGPGKLLRRAIEADRVGSVILYGPPGSGKTALAHVIASVTESRFVELSAVITNVAELKQIAADAGNRLRQTGRRTTLFLDEIHRFNKAQQDVLLPFVERGILTLIGATTYNPFFYINAALVSRSKILPLKPLDTEAVRTIVKRTLGDPERGLGAYRIKLLDEALEHILAVSEGDARKALNALEIASLSTPPGADGVVVVDRQAIEESIQRKAIVYDRDGDQHYDTASAFIKSMRGSDPDAALYWLAKMLEAGEDPRFIARRIVIAAAEDVGNADPRALSVATAAFQAVDFVGMPEAQIPLAQAVVYLATAPKSNASYMGISKAREAVQQEQVREVPIHLRDASYAGAKRLGHGEGYKYAHGFEGHIVEQEYVSGGERFYVPSDQGYERTIAERLEYWRAQLASRRGDDPPGGG, encoded by the coding sequence ATGGACCTGTTCGGTGACGAACGGGCTGACAACCCAGTCTCGGACAACGCCTCGCCAGGTCGCGAGGTGCCCCTGGCGGCCCGGATGCGGCCGCGGACGCTTGACGAATACGTCGGCCAGGAGCATCTGATCGGGCCGGGCAAGCTTCTGCGCCGGGCGATCGAGGCGGACCGTGTGGGATCCGTGATCCTGTACGGGCCGCCGGGCTCGGGCAAAACGGCGCTGGCGCACGTGATCGCGTCGGTGACCGAGAGCCGGTTTGTCGAGTTGAGCGCCGTCATCACGAACGTGGCCGAGCTCAAGCAGATCGCCGCCGATGCGGGCAACCGGCTCCGGCAGACGGGCCGGCGCACGACGCTTTTCCTCGATGAGATCCACCGCTTCAACAAGGCGCAGCAGGATGTGCTGCTGCCGTTCGTCGAGCGCGGCATTCTCACGCTGATCGGGGCGACGACGTACAACCCGTTTTTCTACATCAACGCGGCGCTCGTTTCTCGCTCGAAGATTCTGCCGCTCAAGCCGCTCGACACGGAGGCGGTGCGCACGATCGTCAAGCGGACGCTTGGGGACCCCGAGCGCGGCCTCGGCGCGTACCGGATCAAGCTGCTCGACGAGGCGCTCGAGCACATCCTCGCCGTGAGCGAGGGGGACGCGCGCAAGGCTCTCAACGCGCTCGAGATCGCTTCGCTCTCGACGCCGCCGGGCGCCGACGGGGTGGTCGTGGTGGACCGTCAAGCGATCGAGGAGTCGATCCAGCGCAAGGCGATCGTCTACGACCGCGACGGCGACCAGCATTACGACACGGCGAGCGCGTTCATCAAGAGCATGCGGGGCTCGGATCCCGATGCGGCGCTCTATTGGCTTGCCAAGATGCTCGAGGCGGGGGAAGATCCACGCTTTATTGCCCGGCGGATCGTGATTGCCGCGGCCGAGGACGTTGGGAACGCCGATCCTCGTGCGTTGAGCGTGGCGACGGCCGCCTTCCAGGCCGTGGACTTCGTGGGAATGCCCGAGGCACAGATTCCGCTCGCGCAGGCCGTTGTGTACCTGGCCACGGCGCCCAAGAGCAACGCCTCCTATATGGGCATCAGCAAGGCGCGAGAAGCCGTGCAGCAGGAGCAGGTGCGCGAGGTGCCGATCCATCTGCGCGACGCGAGCTACGCGGGCGCCAAGCGCCTCGGCCACGGTGAGGGGTACAAGTACGCTCACGGCTTCGAGGGGCACATCGTCGAGCAGGAATACGTTTCGGGCGGCGAACGTTTCTACGTGCCGAGCGACCAGGGCTACGAACGCACGATCGCCGAACGGTTGGAGTACTGGCGCGCGCAACTGGCATCGCGCCGCGGAGACGATCCACCAGGAGGCGGCTGA
- a CDS encoding cell division protein ZapA — protein sequence MFDRGITTVRIYGKEYPVASDQNPEYVRMLAEYVDGKMNEVGGSSDTATMARVAVLAALNIADEYMRLKNEKDKFMSLVEGRVSKVIKMVEERIES from the coding sequence GTGTTTGATAGAGGCATAACGACCGTCCGGATCTACGGCAAGGAGTACCCGGTCGCCAGCGACCAGAATCCGGAGTATGTCCGGATGCTGGCCGAGTATGTCGACGGCAAGATGAACGAGGTCGGCGGCAGCTCGGATACCGCGACGATGGCCCGGGTGGCTGTGCTGGCGGCGCTCAACATTGCCGACGAGTACATGCGGCTCAAGAACGAGAAGGACAAGTTCATGAGTCTCGTCGAGGGCCGCGTGTCGAAGGTGATCAAGATGGTCGAGGAGCGAATCGAGTCGTAG
- the pheS gene encoding phenylalanine--tRNA ligase subunit alpha, with product MPDDLKLIETEFHQAVTGAADPRALEEVRVKYLGRKGAITELLKQIGTLPPEERRTFGARVNELKIAAAEMIESRKAALESVETAAKMAAEVVDVTLPGRRPPAGRKHIVTQALDEIVEILKGMGFAVEYGPDLETDYYNFEALNFPPNHPARDMQDTFWIDDVHLLRTHTSPVQIHVMERVQPPVRVIMPGRCFRNESVSVRSHVMFHQIEGLYVDEGVTFGDLKATLYTFLKMWLGMDVDLRFRPSFFPFTEPSAEVDVSCMFCKGSGCRVCKQSGWLELLGAGMVDPNVFASVGYDAEKYTGYAWGLGIERLTMMKYGIEDIRLFWQNDMRFLEQF from the coding sequence ATGCCCGATGACCTCAAGCTGATCGAGACCGAGTTTCACCAGGCCGTGACGGGTGCCGCCGACCCGCGGGCGCTCGAGGAGGTCCGCGTCAAGTACCTGGGCCGCAAGGGGGCGATTACCGAGCTGCTCAAGCAGATCGGGACGCTGCCGCCCGAGGAGCGGCGCACCTTCGGCGCGCGCGTCAATGAGCTCAAGATCGCGGCGGCCGAGATGATCGAGTCGCGCAAGGCGGCGCTCGAGTCGGTCGAGACGGCGGCCAAGATGGCGGCCGAGGTCGTGGACGTTACGCTGCCGGGGCGGCGCCCGCCTGCGGGGCGTAAGCACATCGTGACTCAGGCGCTCGATGAGATTGTCGAAATCCTCAAAGGGATGGGGTTCGCCGTCGAGTACGGGCCGGATCTCGAGACCGATTATTACAACTTCGAGGCGCTCAACTTCCCGCCCAATCATCCGGCGCGCGACATGCAGGACACGTTCTGGATCGACGACGTCCATCTGCTCCGGACACACACTTCGCCCGTGCAGATCCACGTCATGGAGCGGGTGCAACCGCCCGTACGAGTCATCATGCCGGGCCGGTGCTTCCGCAACGAATCGGTCAGCGTGCGCAGCCACGTCATGTTCCACCAGATCGAGGGGCTGTACGTTGATGAGGGCGTGACGTTCGGTGACCTGAAGGCGACGCTGTATACATTCCTCAAGATGTGGCTCGGCATGGACGTGGATCTGCGGTTCCGGCCGAGCTTCTTCCCGTTCACCGAACCGAGCGCCGAAGTAGACGTGAGCTGCATGTTCTGCAAGGGCTCGGGCTGCCGGGTGTGCAAGCAGAGCGGGTGGCTCGAGCTGCTCGGCGCGGGCATGGTGGACCCGAACGTGTTCGCATCCGTCGGCTACGACGCCGAGAAGTACACGGGCTACGCGTGGGGCCTCGGCATCGAGCGGTTGACGATGATGAAGTACGGCATCGAGGACATTCGGCTTTTCTGGCAGAACGACATGCGGTTCCTCGAGCAGTTCTAG
- a CDS encoding phenylalanine--tRNA ligase subunit beta, whose product MREFIAVDLPADELADRLTMVGLEVEEVVRFGDELRDMRVGQIKTREKHPNADKLTLCTVSDGERDLQVVCGATNHQAGDKVALAYPGQRFLSLKTGEETKLTRAKIRGVESEAMMCSEVEVGLGEQASGIMILPPETPVGASFVEAMGLADAVFDIAVMPNRPDVASVIGVAREVAALLDLPMHDPDCSVEELGDRPTEQWAKIEIADADLCARYVGRVIDGVTIAPSPLWVRQRLMKVGVRAISNIVDVTNLVMMELGQPLHAFDYRRIAKGHIIVRRARAGEKMTTLDGQERVLDDQMLLITDPNGPIALAGVMGGANTEIEPDTTTILLESAWFEPGCIRRTSRRLGLPSESSYRFERGVDPQLQAKAAARAAKLMVELGGGRVMPGALDVVAKQAAPRRVKVRTPRVNLVLGTALSQGEVETMLKRMQLPVVESRQNETVVENPSYRVDLDREIDYIEELARLYGYDHIPTPVSSTKIVAHETSIGERLESATRNVLTGFGFYEIINCNLISDKTASAVGELFFDTPVQPVRVLQAKSADLVNLRATLLTGMLETLARNHRQRRPDLELFEIGQVHLPGDGGRPVERAMLSLGLSGRCDDEGWDVRPPEVDFFDLKGTIEGHLKALGVETVTFTASSNRLLMPGQCASVSVEGTVLGLCGRLSSAAAQAFELDAAAYVAEFDLEALASVAQFKGRYEPLPVYPGTRRDVALVVPEATPYEAVRQAIDSVEVPILRDYRLFDLYRGEQVGGGRKSLALAFEYRSDMGTLTDKQVEKAHAQIKKALIDHLECEIRES is encoded by the coding sequence TTGAGAGAGTTTATTGCGGTTGATCTGCCGGCCGATGAGTTGGCGGACCGGCTCACGATGGTGGGGCTCGAGGTCGAGGAAGTGGTCCGGTTCGGCGACGAGCTGCGCGATATGCGCGTCGGCCAGATCAAGACCCGCGAGAAGCATCCGAACGCCGACAAACTGACGCTGTGCACGGTGTCCGACGGCGAGCGCGACCTGCAGGTCGTCTGCGGCGCCACCAACCACCAGGCGGGGGACAAGGTGGCGCTGGCGTATCCCGGGCAGCGGTTCCTCTCGCTCAAGACGGGCGAGGAGACCAAACTGACCCGGGCGAAGATCCGCGGCGTCGAGTCCGAAGCGATGATGTGCTCGGAGGTCGAGGTCGGCCTGGGCGAACAGGCCTCGGGGATCATGATCCTGCCGCCGGAGACGCCGGTCGGGGCGAGCTTCGTCGAGGCAATGGGCCTTGCCGACGCGGTATTCGATATCGCCGTGATGCCCAACCGGCCCGATGTGGCCAGTGTGATCGGCGTTGCGCGCGAGGTGGCGGCGCTGTTGGATCTGCCGATGCACGACCCGGACTGCTCGGTCGAGGAACTGGGCGACCGGCCGACCGAGCAGTGGGCGAAGATCGAGATCGCCGATGCTGACCTGTGCGCGCGGTATGTTGGGCGGGTGATCGACGGGGTGACGATCGCCCCGTCGCCGCTCTGGGTGCGGCAGCGGCTGATGAAGGTCGGCGTCCGAGCGATCAGCAACATCGTGGACGTGACCAACCTGGTGATGATGGAGCTTGGCCAACCGCTGCACGCCTTCGACTACCGGCGGATCGCGAAAGGGCACATCATCGTGCGCCGGGCCAGAGCGGGCGAGAAGATGACAACGCTCGACGGCCAGGAGCGTGTGCTCGACGACCAGATGCTGCTCATCACCGATCCGAACGGGCCAATCGCGCTCGCGGGCGTTATGGGCGGTGCCAACACGGAGATCGAACCGGACACCACGACGATTTTGCTCGAGAGCGCCTGGTTCGAGCCGGGCTGCATCCGGCGCACGTCGCGCCGGCTGGGGCTGCCGAGCGAGTCGTCGTACCGTTTCGAGCGAGGGGTGGATCCCCAACTCCAGGCCAAGGCCGCGGCCCGCGCGGCTAAGCTCATGGTCGAGCTTGGCGGCGGTCGGGTGATGCCGGGCGCGTTGGACGTGGTGGCGAAGCAGGCTGCGCCTCGCCGGGTCAAGGTTCGCACGCCGCGCGTGAATCTTGTGCTGGGTACTGCCCTGAGCCAGGGCGAGGTCGAGACGATGCTCAAGCGGATGCAGTTGCCGGTTGTCGAAAGCCGGCAGAACGAGACAGTGGTGGAGAACCCGTCGTACCGGGTCGATCTCGATCGCGAGATCGACTACATCGAGGAGCTGGCACGGCTGTACGGCTATGACCACATCCCGACGCCGGTGTCGTCCACAAAGATCGTTGCCCACGAGACCAGCATCGGTGAGCGCCTCGAGTCGGCGACGAGGAATGTGTTGACCGGATTCGGGTTCTATGAGATAATAAACTGTAACCTGATTAGCGACAAAACGGCTTCAGCCGTCGGCGAGTTGTTCTTTGACACCCCGGTCCAGCCGGTGCGCGTCCTTCAGGCGAAGAGCGCCGATCTGGTCAATCTTCGTGCGACGCTGCTCACGGGCATGCTCGAGACGCTTGCCCGCAACCATCGCCAGAGGCGTCCTGACCTGGAGTTGTTCGAGATCGGCCAGGTGCACTTACCCGGCGACGGGGGGAGACCGGTCGAGCGCGCGATGCTGTCGCTCGGGCTTTCAGGCCGGTGCGACGACGAGGGGTGGGACGTGCGCCCGCCCGAGGTGGATTTCTTCGACCTGAAAGGCACTATCGAGGGGCACCTCAAGGCCCTTGGCGTCGAGACGGTTACGTTTACGGCCTCGAGCAACCGGCTCCTTATGCCCGGCCAGTGTGCCAGCGTGAGCGTCGAGGGGACAGTGCTTGGGCTCTGTGGCCGACTCAGTTCGGCAGCAGCGCAAGCGTTTGAGCTCGACGCGGCGGCGTATGTCGCCGAGTTCGACCTCGAGGCGCTGGCGAGTGTGGCCCAGTTCAAGGGGCGGTACGAGCCGCTGCCCGTGTATCCTGGAACACGGCGGGACGTGGCGCTTGTTGTTCCGGAAGCCACGCCGTACGAGGCGGTTCGGCAGGCGATCGACTCAGTCGAAGTGCCCATTCTGCGTGACTACAGGCTGTTCGACCTGTACCGCGGCGAACAGGTGGGCGGGGGCCGAAAGAGCTTGGCGCTGGCATTCGAGTACCGGTCGGATATGGGGACGCTGACGGACAAGCAGGTCGAGAAAGCGCATGCCCAGATAAAGAAAGCGTTGATCGACCATCTGGAATGTGAGATACGCGAGTCATAG
- the thrS gene encoding threonine--tRNA ligase, with product MSGAQSHSKSHDDNDMERYRHSVAHVMASAVKQLFPEAKLGFGPAIEDGFYYDFDVEAPFTPEILGQIESRMREVIAGNEPFERREVARAEAIELFRSRGEDLKVEHLEHDLLDGTVSLYQHGDFIDLCRGPHLERTGDINADGVMLLSIAGAYWKGDARNKMLQRIYGTAFRTKAELDAHIEKIEEAKKRDHRRLGRELDLYNTYDESGPGLIMWHPKGAKIRAIIEDFWRKEHDKAGYQYVYTPHIYRGELFQKSGHLEKYSEMMYNPMDIDGIDYYAKPMNCPGHILIYSSRGRSYRELPVRYCELGTVYRYEPSGTLHGLLRVRGFTQDDAHIFCTPEQLEDELVGVLDFVERMMGTFHYTFTRYLATRPEMSLGDDASWEMAENGLKQALKRRSSEYVLDEGGGVFYGPKVDYKLIDALGREWQGPTLQLDFNLPERFDMVYTASDGTRKRPVMLHRALLGSMERFTGGLIEHYAGAFPVWLAPVQARVMTVTDAQGEYARSVVKRLREAELRPELDDRNEKIGFKVREAQVEKVPYSVIVGDKEVAAGTVAVRKYHSKQTETCTVEDLVARLCREAASRELLVGGQ from the coding sequence ATGAGCGGTGCACAGAGCCACAGTAAGAGCCACGACGACAACGACATGGAGCGTTACCGCCATTCGGTGGCCCACGTCATGGCCTCGGCCGTCAAGCAGCTCTTCCCCGAGGCGAAGCTCGGATTCGGGCCGGCGATCGAGGACGGGTTCTACTACGACTTCGACGTGGAGGCGCCGTTCACGCCCGAGATTCTTGGGCAGATCGAGTCGCGGATGCGCGAGGTCATCGCGGGCAACGAGCCGTTCGAGCGGCGCGAGGTCGCGCGGGCCGAGGCGATCGAGCTGTTCCGCAGCCGGGGCGAGGATCTTAAGGTCGAGCACCTGGAGCACGACCTGCTCGACGGCACGGTGTCGCTCTATCAGCATGGTGACTTCATTGATCTCTGTCGCGGCCCGCACCTGGAGCGCACCGGGGACATCAACGCCGACGGCGTGATGCTTCTGAGCATCGCCGGGGCCTACTGGAAGGGCGACGCGCGCAACAAGATGCTTCAGCGTATCTACGGCACCGCGTTTCGGACCAAGGCGGAGCTGGATGCGCACATCGAGAAGATCGAGGAAGCCAAGAAGCGCGATCACCGGCGGCTGGGGCGCGAGCTCGACCTGTACAACACCTATGACGAGTCGGGGCCGGGCCTGATCATGTGGCACCCGAAGGGGGCCAAGATCCGGGCGATCATCGAGGACTTCTGGCGCAAGGAGCACGACAAGGCCGGCTACCAGTACGTCTACACCCCGCACATCTATCGGGGCGAACTCTTCCAGAAGAGCGGTCATCTCGAGAAGTACTCCGAGATGATGTACAACCCGATGGACATCGACGGGATCGATTACTACGCCAAGCCGATGAACTGCCCCGGCCACATCCTGATCTACTCAAGCCGGGGCCGCAGCTACCGCGAACTGCCGGTGCGCTACTGTGAGCTTGGGACCGTGTACCGCTACGAGCCGTCGGGCACCCTGCACGGGCTGCTGCGCGTGCGTGGCTTCACTCAGGATGATGCGCACATCTTCTGCACCCCCGAGCAGCTCGAGGACGAACTCGTCGGCGTGCTCGATTTTGTCGAGCGTATGATGGGCACGTTCCATTACACGTTCACGCGCTACCTGGCGACCCGGCCCGAGATGTCGCTGGGCGACGACGCGTCCTGGGAGATGGCCGAGAACGGACTGAAGCAGGCGCTCAAGCGGCGGAGCTCGGAATACGTTCTGGACGAAGGCGGCGGGGTCTTCTACGGACCGAAGGTCGACTACAAGCTCATTGACGCGCTCGGGCGCGAGTGGCAGGGGCCGACGTTGCAGCTCGATTTCAACCTGCCCGAGCGGTTCGATATGGTCTATACTGCCTCCGATGGGACCAGGAAGCGGCCCGTCATGCTGCACCGGGCGCTGCTCGGCTCGATGGAGCGGTTCACCGGCGGGCTCATCGAGCACTACGCCGGGGCGTTCCCGGTATGGCTGGCGCCGGTGCAGGCGCGGGTGATGACCGTGACCGATGCGCAGGGCGAGTACGCGCGGTCGGTCGTTAAGCGCCTTCGCGAGGCTGAGCTGCGTCCTGAGCTGGACGACCGGAACGAGAAGATCGGGTTCAAGGTGCGAGAGGCTCAGGTGGAGAAAGTGCCCTACAGCGTGATTGTAGGCGACAAAGAGGTTGCCGCGGGCACGGTGGCCGTGCGAAAGTATCACTCGAAGCAAACTGAGACGTGCACGGTTGAGGACCTGGTGGCCCGGCTCTGCCGCGAGGCGGCGAGCAGGGAGCTGCTTGTTGGAGGGCAGTAA
- the rpmI gene encoding 50S ribosomal protein L35: protein MPKQKTRKGVVKRFKLTATGKVKRRRAFGRHLMTDKTSKRKRNLRQGTLVAPADEKRISAMIKGT from the coding sequence ATGCCAAAGCAGAAGACACGTAAGGGGGTCGTCAAGCGGTTCAAGCTGACGGCCACGGGCAAGGTCAAGCGCCGTCGGGCGTTCGGCCGCCACCTGATGACGGACAAGACCTCGAAGCGCAAGCGCAACCTGCGCCAGGGCACGTTGGTGGCCCCGGCCGACGAGAAGCGCATCAGCGCAATGATCAAGGGCACGTAA
- the infC gene encoding translation initiation factor IF-3 translates to MNKGIRVPQVRTIDEAGKQVGVLPIEEALRLAQERSLDLVEVAPQAQPPVCRIMDYGKYRYEQTKKEKVAKKHQQAVKIKEIKLHPRIDPHDLTFKEKHAREFLEKGHKVKITVQFKGRELSHIEFGQQLLTDILNAVSDVGAMEMRPRLQSRRLSMVVGPLKGKPAASPHPAAPAEPAPTSE, encoded by the coding sequence ATCAACAAAGGGATCCGGGTCCCGCAAGTCCGGACGATAGATGAGGCCGGCAAGCAGGTGGGCGTCCTGCCGATCGAGGAAGCTCTGCGGCTTGCCCAGGAGCGCAGCCTGGATTTGGTCGAGGTTGCGCCGCAGGCTCAACCCCCTGTGTGCCGCATCATGGACTACGGGAAATACCGGTACGAGCAGACCAAGAAAGAGAAGGTGGCCAAGAAGCATCAGCAAGCGGTCAAGATCAAGGAGATCAAGCTGCACCCGCGGATCGATCCGCACGACCTGACCTTCAAGGAGAAGCACGCTCGCGAGTTTCTCGAGAAGGGCCACAAGGTCAAGATCACGGTGCAGTTCAAGGGCCGCGAACTGAGCCACATCGAGTTCGGGCAGCAGTTGCTGACCGACATTCTCAACGCCGTGAGCGACGTCGGCGCCATGGAAATGAGGCCGCGTCTGCAGTCGCGGCGTCTCTCGATGGTTGTCGGCCCGCTCAAGGGTAAGCCTGCGGCAAGCCCACATCCGGCGGCGCCGGCCGAGCCGGCCCCGACGAGCGAATAA
- the rplT gene encoding 50S ribosomal protein L20: MVRIKPSVATRRRRKKILKQAKGYRGARSKLYKTAKETVTRALVYSYRDRRVRRRDFRGLWITRIGAATKLNGMSYCRFMDGLKKAGVGLDRKVLAEIAVSDAAGFTKLVEQAKAALAAA, translated from the coding sequence ATGGTTCGGATCAAACCCTCGGTGGCGACGCGCCGCCGCCGCAAGAAGATACTCAAGCAGGCCAAGGGGTACCGCGGCGCCCGCAGCAAGCTGTACAAGACAGCCAAGGAGACGGTGACCCGGGCGCTGGTGTATTCGTACCGGGACCGCCGCGTGCGCCGGCGCGACTTCCGCGGCCTATGGATCACGCGCATCGGCGCGGCCACCAAGCTCAACGGCATGTCGTACTGCCGATTTATGGACGGGCTGAAGAAGGCCGGGGTAGGCCTCGACCGCAAGGTGCTCGCCGAGATCGCCGTGAGCGACGCGGCGGGGTTCACCAAGCTCGTCGAGCAAGCCAAGGCCGCACTCGCCGCGGCGTAG